The Bacillus kexueae DNA window TAAGATGACGGCTTCTCTCGAGGAACAAGACATTCGCAAAAGGGAATTTTTATCGAATGTCGCTCATGAACTTCGAACTCCCTTAACGTATATTGGCGGCTATTCTAAACTTTTAATCGAGAATGAATTTACATCAGAAAAGGAACAGAAACGTCACTTACTTCGCATTGAAAAAGAAGCAAAGCGCATGCAAAAGCTAATTCAGGATTTATTACAGTTAAACCGAATAGAAGAAAAAGATTTTGCCATTCAAAAGGAACCTATCGCTTTCGCACAATTTATCTTTGACTCTCTTGATTTATTTACAGCGTCAATTAATGAAAAGCAGATGACCATCCAGACAGACTTAGATGATGAGGTCATCATAATGGGAGATCCTCTCCGCTTGCAGCAAGTGATATACAATGTGGTCGATAATGCAATTAAATATTCCAATAAGGGTGGTATTATTCGAATACAATTACGACGAAAAGGAGAAAAAGCTATCCTATCCATCGTCGACTACGGAATTGGTATACCTGCAGAAGACCTTCATCGAATTGGGGAAAGATTTTATCGAACAGATAAATCGAGATCTAGAAAGACAGGCGGCACCGGGTTAGGGCTTTCCATCGTAAAAAGCTTAATGAATCTTCACGATGGAACGATGGACATAACGAGTGAGGAAGGAAAAGGTACAACGGTTCATTTAACCTTTCCTATCATTTAGGACCTAACTTCGCTCACATTCGCAAAGTATAACTATTTGCCTACGACACGATTTAAACTTCCTAAGAGGAATGTAGAAAAATGGACATTCCAACCGGTAACATTTGTCCAGCTAATAGATTTGCTTGCTGCATCAAATCATACTAAAATAGATACTATGAAAACTCCATATCATCCACCAATTGATAGCATCCCTTTCACGAGGGTTTTACATGCACTAAGTGAACCAAATCGGTTGAAGATAATTCGATGTTTACATGAAAACATCGAAAATAATTGTACCGCCTATACGATTAAACTAGACTTACCAAAGTCTACAGTCTCTCACCACATTAAAGTGTTGCGAGAAGCTGGTTTAATACAGGCGAGGATTGATGGAAAGGAGCATTATTATTCATTGAGAAAAGAGGAAGTGGAAAATCGCTTCCCTGGGCTACTTTCAGCCGTCGTCAATGTGAAAGAAGAAGATTTATAAACAGTGTTAGAAGGTTGGCTACTTCAATCCTTCTAACACTGTTTTTTATTTTCACCTTTATGTTCTTTTACTTAAATCAATCGAAAATATCTTTTGATAAACAGGTCAAAGTCATGATAAAAATTGACGATAGAGCGCATCATATTAGAGGTGACCATTTGAATTGAAATTTAAAAAACAGGATGATATAATTCTATTGTTCAATAATTATAGAACTATAAAACATTGGAGGAATATACAATGAAAAATATTTTAATTATTAATGGGCATGAGTACTATGATTTTGCTAAGGGTGAGCTTAATAAAACGTTATTTCATGAAATGGTAGCAACGTTATCCCAAAAATATGAAGTGAAAACAACCGTCGTTCAAGAAGGATATGATGTAAAAGAAGAACAAGAAAAATTCAAATGTGCGGATGTTGTCATTTATCAAACACCGATGTATTGGTTCTCCCTTCCAGCTCTATTTAAAAAATATATTGATGAAGTATATGAGTACGGCGTATTTTTCGGTGGACCTGAGAGTCAATACGGTGAGGGCGGATTAATGAAAGGTAAAAAATATATGTTTTCAACAACTTGGAATGCACCTGCTTACGCATTTAACGATGAGGCTACTTTCTTTAAAGGAGAGGACATCGAAGGAGCACTTGCTCACCTTCATAACATGCAAAGATATGTTGGCATGGAACCATTAAAAAGCTTTAGTGTACATGATGTCATTAAAAATCCACAGGTTGATACGTTTATCGAGCAATTACACTCACACCTTAAAAATGTATTTAACGTATAATGTCTAAGATCAAAGTTCATCTTCTCTTCATGGAAAGATGAACTTTTTTATGTCACGTATATAGAGATACACTAACTATGAAATACGACAACAATCTACATTTAATAATTAATTGGTCCTGTGTAAAAAGATTTAGATACTCCCTCGATATTTGAAATTTTACACATTTTCTAGCCTTGTCCTATTGTATAATAAAAGAAACGTGAATTCATGGATGTGAAAAAAATGTTTCAAGCTCTTCTATCGAATATCGCTATTTTGCTTTTTATGCATTTATGTATCCAAAGTTTGTATATTAATCAGCAGCTAAAAGCCATTCAAAAGCCTCTTCTACCTGCTTTACACATACTCATCACCTCAGCCGCTATCATTTCCATGTATTATATGCCTATCTTTTCAGGTGAATATCGTTTTGATTTGCGTACCATTCCAATGACCTTTATTGCCTTTTTACACGGACCAAAATTTGCGATTCCAACATTGATTGTAACTTCTCTTTGGCGCTTAGGACTTGGAGGTCCAGGAGCTGTACCAGGTGTTTTATTCGGATTACTTTTTCCAACCATTATCGCTCTTTCCGTTTATTACTTTGCCCCAGTCAAAAAATTATCCTTTTCAGAAGCATTCGTGATTTTCACACTGTTTTGGTTAGCGGGCGATATTCCTATTATTTTCGCATTACCAAACGGGTGGACTGTATTTCAAGAAATAGCTCTTACTCGCTTTCTTTCATTTCAAATTGGGGCAATAACCCTTTATTATTTTATTTCATTAACTACAAAACACATGGAGCTCGTCTCTAGGCTCGAACAATTTGCAGATCGAGATCCATTAACGGGGTTATACAACATTCGAAAGTTTGTCGAAATCGTTGAAATGAAAAAGCAAGAAAACACTTATATCGCTATGCTAGATATCGACTTTTTCAAAAATGTAAATGATAATTACGGTCATCAAAATGGGGATAAAGTTCTTTCCGATTTTGCATCCATCTTGAAAACATATAGCAGAAAAGAAATTGAAATTGGTCGGTACGGTGGAGAAGAATTTATTATGAGTATTTCAGCTCCAAACCCTTTAAAAGCACTTGAATTGGTAAACAATTTGCGTCAACAAATAGAGGAACATATATTTTATTCTATTGACCAAAAACCTCTCCACACCATTACTGTCTCAATTGGTATTGCTCCTCTTCTCATAAATGAAAGCATTGAAGAGTCCATTTACAAGGCAGACCGATGCTTATATCAAGCAAAACTTCAAGGGAGAAACCAAATTGTTAACTCAGACGGGAATACATGAGCTAAAATGAAATGCTCGCAATTTTAGACATAACACTTAATTGTCTATTTTGCGAGCATTTAACCATTCTCATTTACGCTTTCCATACTCTTAACTTGAACAAGTCACGTTTCTCCACGATTCCCTCTATTTGCTTCCGATATTTTAAATAATGTTCCGATTGAATATGCGCTTCAAGCGCTTCTTCATGTTCCCATATTTCATAAAAAACAAACGTACGAGGGTCTGTATCATGTACATGTAAGGTGTATTGAATACACCCTTGTTCTGCCCGCGAAAGAGGAACGATTGATTTCATCACTTGAAACAACGCTTCTTCTTTTCCTTCTTTCGCTCGTAAAATGGCATTTATAACAATATTCTTCACTAAGTGTTCCTCCTGTATATAGACAGTCAGAGTGGCTGTCTAAACGTAAAGTCTTTTTCTTCAGTGGCGGACGCTTTCCTCAGGAGACGACCGCCACCTATCTTTCATTCAAGTGTAGTTCTCTTTTTCTCCGCTTACACCATTTATTAAACCTTTCAACAGTTCCTCTTCAAACTAGCCCAATTGTTTTACTACTTCTTGCGCAACACGAACAGTTGATTGTGGATTTTGGCCAGTAATTAGTTTTCCATCCACTTCACAATGATCTGCCCATTTTTCAGCCGCTACGAATTGAGCTCCTAATTCACGTAAACGTGTTTCTAACATAAAAGGCATGAAGCGATCAAGTGTCGTTGCTCTTTCCTCTTCATCCGTAAATGAAGTAACCGTCTTTCCTTTTACGAGAGGTGTCCCATCGGATAATGTTACACCAACTAAACCAGCAGGACCGTGACACACAGCAGCTACTACTTTATTGGATTCATAAAAATCTCGAATTAACGCCTGAAGCTTCCGGTTATCTGGGAAGTCAAACATCGTACCATGTCCCCCCGGTAAGAAAATCGCATCGTATGCTTCATGTGATTCAATATCCTCAAGTTTCACCGTATCTTCTAAATAAACGGCCGTATCTAAGATTTCTTGCTCTATCTCACCAAGGCTGCGCTCATCGATAGGGGCTTTTCCTCCTTTTGGACTTGCCACCGTAATCTCATATCCTAACTTCTTAAATTCAATAAATGGTTCCGCGAATTCGGAGAGCCATAATCCTGTTGAATGTTCTTGATCCATCTTTCTTGCCGTTGTTACGACCATTAAAATATGCTTTGCCATAAAAATTCCTCCTCTGAAAGTGGATTCATTTATAGTGTAAAAGGTAAATTGATATAAAACAAATTACAAAAATTAATACTATCTATAAATTTATTTATATTACCTTTATAGTTATCCCCCCTTTCATTTTAAATTGTAAGTAACTGCGTAAAAGTAATAGTTACGGGTCGTTTAGACAATTATGAACTGCTATATTCCTTTCGATTCATAAAACCCTTACCCTCTTTAGCTTTTCGTAAACGGTATATGTTTTGATACTATAAAACAAAATTGTGCGTACTTCTCAAAAAATATCTTTCGGATTATGATTGGCTTGTAGTTAAAACAACTCATTAACGGATGGTTTACTTCCGTCTTAGTACCATAAAGGTTTAACAACTCAGAATAAAAGGAGAGAATTACTATGACAACAGTAAAAAATATCGAGGAGAAAAAACAGGAAATTTTAGAAGCATTCAGCTTCCGCCACGCTTGCAAAGAATTTGATGAAAATCAAAAAATTTCAGACAGTGATTTTGAATTTATTTTAGAAACAGGTCGTATGTCTCCATCTTCTTTCGGATATGAGCCGTGGAAATTCGTTGTGATTCAAAACCAAGAACTACGTGAGAAGCTATTACCGGTTGCTTGGGGAGCACAAGGACAGTTAAAAACAGCAAGTCATTTCGTCTTAGTTCTTTCGCGTAACATAAAAGACATGCATTTTGATTCTGAATACATTAAATATATGATGAATGATGTGATGGAGATTCCTGAAGAAGGACAAAAAATGCGATATGAATTCTATAAAAAATTCCAAGAATCTGATTTCAATTTATTAGAATCCGACCGCGCCGTATTTGAATGGGCTTCAAGACAATCATACATCGCTTTAGGAAACATGATGACAAGTGCCGCTCAAATCGGAATTGATTCATGCCCAATTGAAGGATTCGACAAGGAAAAAGTTGAAGCTATTTTAAAAGAAGAAGGAATTATTGCGGATAACTTTGAACTATCAGTAATGGCTGCTTTCGGGTATCGTAAAGGAGCACCGATGTTTGCAAAAACACGTAAACAAATGAACGAAATTGTTGAATGGGTAAAATAACAAATTCATTTAAGAAAAGCGCAAGTCCTTAGGCGAAGGGCGCTGTGGGACCTGCGCGGAGGCTTCCGTCGCCACAACAGGGCCGAAGCGACCCGAGCTGATGGCGCTTGGAGCTAGACACCAAAAAAGCTGTAAAGAGAATACTTTAACACTTTATTGAACTTAAACTTTCTGTAACAATAAAAAAGGAATGGGAAAATCCCATTCCTTTACTCATAACTTTCACGATTTCGGATTACTTTCTCCATATTTTGCGTTCCCCATTCACGCATCAATAAAATGATTGGTTCTAACGATCTCCCGAAATCTGTTAATGAATATTCGACTTTCGGTGGCACTATAGGATATACTTCTCTGTGTACAATCCCATCCGCTTCTAACTCTCTTAATTGCAAGGTCAACATTCTTTGTGTAATACCTAAATTTAACTTTTTCAGCTCATTGAAACGCTTCTTCCCATCAAGTAAGTGATAAATAATTACACTCTTCCACTTTCCACCGATCACATCTACCGTACCTTCAACAGGACACGAGTAACGATTTAAAAATAACTTTGGAACTTCTTTTATTTCTGCACTCATTTAGAACACCCCATGATAATAGGATAAAATTTACACTATTCTCCGAACAGATACTTAGTATATAAAATATACCACTAATAGTGTAACATAGCATGGAAGTTGTAAGCACAAAAAAGAAGATAGAATAATTACCAATGTTTTCTTTGATTACCCTTTTAACTCTAACTTTTGGTTTGCGGAACTAGGGCTCCAATTTACAAGGAAAATTCCAAGGAGAATAAAAACTCCTCCAAACATGACGTTATATGTTAATGGCTCGTTTAATAAAAGAATCCCAAAGATAACACCGAAAAAGGGTGCTAAAAATAAAAATGCACTTGTCTTGCCTGGGTCCCCTTTTTGTAAAAGGAAAAACCATGCTGAAAATTGAACGATAGAAGCCATCACAGATAACCATATTAAAATCATTATGGATTCAGGTTGAACAATAAATTTAGGCTGTTCTAGCAACACACTCGCACCTAAAAGTAAAATACCACCTGCTAACATTTGAAAGGCCGTTAGCACCCAAGTATCTATAGATTTTCCCCATATCTTAATCAGAATAGTGGCAGTAGCCCATGAAATCGCCGCAATGAAACCAAGGATTATCCCAACTTCCACCTGTAACGATCCCCCTAAAGTAAAAAAGACACCAACAAAGCCGATTATGACTCCTATCCATTGAGAAACTTTATAACGATTTCGTAAAAAAACAGTGCCAAAAAGCACAACAAATAACGGATTTATAAACGTTAAGATAGAAGATTCGCCCGCTGTAATCGTACGCATACTAATAAATATACTGCCCATTACTAACGTCGTTTGAAAAAAGCCAATTAAAACTATTTGTATCCATTGTGTCATTTGTTTTGGGAGTGGGCGTTTGAATAGAATAACGATAACTCCTAGCAAAACTCCTGCGATTAAAAATCGATAGCCATTGAGAAGCAGCGGAGTGGAGTAGTTCATTCCAATCTTTCCAATTGCGAAAGAGGAACCCATTAATGCCGTCGTTAATACCACTAAAAATGAAAAAAGTCCTCTGGACATATTTTAATCTCCTTTTACACTCAATTATACAGTTCAATAACTTTAGAACTTTTTTAATTGTATCACCTATTCGATTTGCTTTTCAATGGGTTAAAACTAGATTTTATATAGAAAAAAGCCATGTGGTTGATTAAACAACCGCATGGCTTTAATTCAATCAATATTAGAATCACGATACACGTGAATAATCACCATATGTATGGTGGAGACGGTGGGAGTCGAACCCACGTCCAGAAATATCGTCACTTAAGTATCTACGAGCGTAGTCGATATATTTGCAATTCGCTGTCCTTTATGCCTACCGACAGGCGTCCAGGCAGCTAGTCTGATTAATCTCTTCCCTTGTCCTCAGACGGCGAACTTGGGCGTAGCCCACTTAGAATGAACCCCTGACCCTACCACATGGGCGATGGAGGAAGGAGTTAGCTGCATTAATTAGGCAGCTAAAGC harbors:
- a CDS encoding sensor histidine kinase is translated as MKRSITISRKVLFVFLLSFIISILFCSMFIHFLYKDLYIDSIKEQLLYEGEQTASHFHYGSLTEEIREKIAWYNAISPYEIIAVDELEQLDQYFPYQVNYSELIHPEDEKLLLSGQYVMKEGYVKEFQRNIVGAIYPIIQYEKLIGFIYIYVPVGEIPEVFSKGIPLLVFFGTIFFLILFLIINYFVHSIFRPLNEIRAVAKKVGKGDFSHRVHVDTADEIGELAATFNKMTASLEEQDIRKREFLSNVAHELRTPLTYIGGYSKLLIENEFTSEKEQKRHLLRIEKEAKRMQKLIQDLLQLNRIEEKDFAIQKEPIAFAQFIFDSLDLFTASINEKQMTIQTDLDDEVIIMGDPLRLQQVIYNVVDNAIKYSNKGGIIRIQLRRKGEKAILSIVDYGIGIPAEDLHRIGERFYRTDKSRSRKTGGTGLGLSIVKSLMNLHDGTMDITSEEGKGTTVHLTFPII
- a CDS encoding ArsR/SmtB family transcription factor, translated to MKTPYHPPIDSIPFTRVLHALSEPNRLKIIRCLHENIENNCTAYTIKLDLPKSTVSHHIKVLREAGLIQARIDGKEHYYSLRKEEVENRFPGLLSAVVNVKEEDL
- a CDS encoding NAD(P)H-dependent oxidoreductase is translated as MKNILIINGHEYYDFAKGELNKTLFHEMVATLSQKYEVKTTVVQEGYDVKEEQEKFKCADVVIYQTPMYWFSLPALFKKYIDEVYEYGVFFGGPESQYGEGGLMKGKKYMFSTTWNAPAYAFNDEATFFKGEDIEGALAHLHNMQRYVGMEPLKSFSVHDVIKNPQVDTFIEQLHSHLKNVFNV
- a CDS encoding GGDEF domain-containing protein — its product is MFQALLSNIAILLFMHLCIQSLYINQQLKAIQKPLLPALHILITSAAIISMYYMPIFSGEYRFDLRTIPMTFIAFLHGPKFAIPTLIVTSLWRLGLGGPGAVPGVLFGLLFPTIIALSVYYFAPVKKLSFSEAFVIFTLFWLAGDIPIIFALPNGWTVFQEIALTRFLSFQIGAITLYYFISLTTKHMELVSRLEQFADRDPLTGLYNIRKFVEIVEMKKQENTYIAMLDIDFFKNVNDNYGHQNGDKVLSDFASILKTYSRKEIEIGRYGGEEFIMSISAPNPLKALELVNNLRQQIEEHIFYSIDQKPLHTITVSIGIAPLLINESIEESIYKADRCLYQAKLQGRNQIVNSDGNT
- a CDS encoding putative quinol monooxygenase codes for the protein MKNIVINAILRAKEGKEEALFQVMKSIVPLSRAEQGCIQYTLHVHDTDPRTFVFYEIWEHEEALEAHIQSEHYLKYRKQIEGIVEKRDLFKLRVWKA
- a CDS encoding type 1 glutamine amidotransferase domain-containing protein yields the protein MAKHILMVVTTARKMDQEHSTGLWLSEFAEPFIEFKKLGYEITVASPKGGKAPIDERSLGEIEQEILDTAVYLEDTVKLEDIESHEAYDAIFLPGGHGTMFDFPDNRKLQALIRDFYESNKVVAAVCHGPAGLVGVTLSDGTPLVKGKTVTSFTDEEERATTLDRFMPFMLETRLRELGAQFVAAEKWADHCEVDGKLITGQNPQSTVRVAQEVVKQLG
- a CDS encoding NAD(P)H-dependent oxidoreductase; amino-acid sequence: MTTVKNIEEKKQEILEAFSFRHACKEFDENQKISDSDFEFILETGRMSPSSFGYEPWKFVVIQNQELREKLLPVAWGAQGQLKTASHFVLVLSRNIKDMHFDSEYIKYMMNDVMEIPEEGQKMRYEFYKKFQESDFNLLESDRAVFEWASRQSYIALGNMMTSAAQIGIDSCPIEGFDKEKVEAILKEEGIIADNFELSVMAAFGYRKGAPMFAKTRKQMNEIVEWVK
- a CDS encoding winged helix-turn-helix transcriptional regulator, with protein sequence MSAEIKEVPKLFLNRYSCPVEGTVDVIGGKWKSVIIYHLLDGKKRFNELKKLNLGITQRMLTLQLRELEADGIVHREVYPIVPPKVEYSLTDFGRSLEPIILLMREWGTQNMEKVIRNRESYE
- a CDS encoding DMT family transporter, with protein sequence MSRGLFSFLVVLTTALMGSSFAIGKIGMNYSTPLLLNGYRFLIAGVLLGVIVILFKRPLPKQMTQWIQIVLIGFFQTTLVMGSIFISMRTITAGESSILTFINPLFVVLFGTVFLRNRYKVSQWIGVIIGFVGVFFTLGGSLQVEVGIILGFIAAISWATATILIKIWGKSIDTWVLTAFQMLAGGILLLGASVLLEQPKFIVQPESIMILIWLSVMASIVQFSAWFFLLQKGDPGKTSAFLFLAPFFGVIFGILLLNEPLTYNVMFGGVFILLGIFLVNWSPSSANQKLELKG